One window of the Fibrobacter sp. genome contains the following:
- a CDS encoding HAD family phosphatase: MSIKKPSYLFAFDLDGTLLDSGKKISPANRKALQEISDLGAVVAFSSGRLGGSIEKVVETIDLDVAVLTLNGAEVYTDRSHGSKLIYHAPLSPLNADYLLDYFKADTFNLNYYVGGKLYSVSTPQTRPWIDLYYQQTSTACNFLDSFDSFRGKSPSKIIFVGEKAEMDKQESFFRSLWKDDIYICRTWDYYLEFLNPRANKGDGLTALAESYGLGINDVIAFGDASNDIPMLKSAGLGIAVGNASDEVKAAAGKVSEWTNDQDAVAREWEILKKSLFFS; encoded by the coding sequence ATGAGTATCAAAAAGCCCTCATACCTCTTCGCATTCGATCTTGACGGAACGCTTCTTGACTCCGGTAAAAAGATCTCCCCTGCAAACCGTAAAGCACTCCAGGAGATATCAGACCTTGGTGCGGTTGTGGCATTCTCATCTGGACGGCTAGGGGGAAGTATAGAAAAGGTTGTGGAAACCATTGACCTCGATGTAGCAGTGCTTACCCTCAACGGCGCTGAAGTGTACACGGATCGTTCACACGGCTCAAAGCTCATTTATCACGCTCCCCTCTCACCCCTTAACGCAGATTATCTTCTTGATTATTTCAAGGCTGATACTTTTAACCTCAACTACTATGTCGGAGGAAAACTCTACTCTGTTTCCACTCCACAGACCCGTCCCTGGATCGATCTTTACTATCAGCAAACCTCAACAGCCTGCAATTTTCTCGATTCGTTCGACTCCTTCCGCGGCAAAAGCCCGTCTAAAATCATTTTTGTAGGTGAAAAAGCAGAAATGGACAAACAAGAATCATTCTTCCGGTCACTGTGGAAAGATGACATTTACATCTGCAGAACATGGGATTACTACCTCGAATTTCTCAATCCTCGCGCAAACAAAGGTGACGGGCTCACTGCTCTCGCTGAATCCTACGGCCTGGGAATCAATGATGTCATCGCGTTCGGGGATGCATCAAACGACATTCCCATGCTTAAAAGCGCCGGACTGGGTATCGCGGTAGGAAATGCATCCGATGAGGTAAAGGCAGCAGCCGGAAAAGTTTCTGAGTGGACAAATGATCAGGATGCGGTCGCGAGAGAATGGGAAATTCTAAAAAAAAGCCTTTTTTTCAGTTGA
- a CDS encoding MBL fold metallo-hydrolase — translation MKFSVLRSGSSGNCTLITEGDCRILIDAGMSQKRIGEVLKEAGTEPQDLDAIVITHLHSDHFNYSTLRVCLKNNISLWVHERNLPILQASFRKEHLKQLSLGCYSDKKLKIGSFLLQPFEISHDADNVTSGFNISPDGAKEKYLAYASDLGHFPDTLIPYFRDSRAIVIESNHDPDLLWKNPNRPYLHKKRVTGEQGHLSNYQAADALVRTIRSSSRTPEMVVLCHLSRDHNTPELAVRTVSTLLDKEDISTSLHVAQRQAATPVFEIN, via the coding sequence GTGAAATTCAGTGTTCTCCGAAGCGGGTCGAGTGGAAATTGTACTTTAATTACTGAGGGTGACTGCAGGATACTTATCGATGCAGGGATGAGTCAGAAGAGGATAGGGGAGGTGCTGAAAGAAGCTGGTACTGAACCTCAGGATCTCGATGCAATCGTAATCACGCATCTTCATTCGGATCACTTCAATTATTCAACACTTCGGGTCTGCCTGAAAAACAACATCTCCCTGTGGGTACACGAGAGAAATCTTCCGATCCTTCAGGCATCTTTCAGAAAAGAGCACTTAAAGCAATTATCTCTGGGATGTTATTCTGATAAAAAATTAAAAATCGGTTCTTTTCTGCTGCAGCCTTTTGAGATTTCGCACGATGCAGATAATGTGACATCGGGGTTCAATATCAGTCCGGACGGAGCGAAAGAGAAATATCTGGCTTATGCATCGGATCTGGGTCATTTTCCAGACACACTGATCCCTTATTTCAGGGATTCCCGTGCAATAGTGATAGAGTCTAATCATGATCCCGATCTTTTATGGAAAAACCCCAACCGTCCCTACCTGCATAAAAAGAGGGTAACAGGAGAGCAGGGACATCTTTCGAACTATCAGGCGGCTGATGCGCTTGTGAGGACAATTCGCAGCTCATCGAGAACACCGGAAATGGTAGTATTGTGCCATCTGAGCCGCGATCATAACACTCCTGAACTGGCGGTCAGGACAGTCAGTACTCTGCTTGACAAAGAAGACATTTCCACATCACTGCATGTGGCTCAGAGACAGGCTGCAACGCCGGTATTTGAGATCAACTGA
- a CDS encoding AURKAIP1/COX24 domain-containing protein yields the protein MASVKKKRKAKINKHKRKKARRLNRHKKRNR from the coding sequence ATGGCGAGTGTAAAAAAGAAGAGAAAAGCGAAGATAAACAAGCATAAGCGGAAGAAAGCCCGTCGCCTTAACAGGCACAAGAAGAGAAACAGGTAG
- a CDS encoding ATP-dependent RecD-like DNA helicase, with protein sequence MVTLTGIVNGITFQNEDSGFTVVQLQTESSPILYTCVGVMPTVAPGESIQVEGEWESHRKFGKQFNVKTYQLMRPTTLEGIGALLGSGLFTNIGPVRSKAIIGCFGLETLDILDREPERLMEVPGIGKKTYLRIKEGWDRQKHLRDLMMFLREYDVSVNMVIKIFKAYGEQAGQKISENPYCLVEDIWGVGFKKADQIAQKMGFAHDSYKRIRAGLIFVIQEASSDGNTFLPAAELVSRASEILEAAEEKVTYSLDHAVDIKLLIRENDKVYLPLYYYAEKYIAEAILKKLRSANMLSFTYESTGRWLEEYNRKNDWRADDLQTEGIRKAACSPLFLLTGGPGTGKTTILQVLVSFYLEHNRKVVLAAPTGRAAQKMGSVAGIKAGTIHRLLEFKPGAEGYRFGRNEENPLDADVVILDEVSMIDVLLMRQFLAALRPQTQLLLVGDNNQLPSVGAGNVLGDLLESSVIPHVCLKTVFRQAAASRIVTAAHEIIRGKAPAFTNSKQDNCFFMNQSDPEAALETIVDLVSRRLPARYGYNPVTDIQVLSPMHKGILGTESLNAALQKELNRTSRFISRGQYRFSVGDKVMQVRNNYDLGVFNGDIGTIVAITEDSELQVDIDGSMVNYSSRDIDELMPAYCISIHKSQGCEFKAVVIPVSTQHFVMLQRNLIYTALTRARQLCVFVGTPRALSIAVNNNKALMRNSSLRMRLIG encoded by the coding sequence ATGGTTACATTAACCGGGATAGTGAACGGTATTACATTTCAGAACGAGGACAGCGGTTTTACAGTAGTGCAGCTTCAGACAGAGTCTTCCCCGATTCTTTATACATGTGTGGGAGTAATGCCCACAGTAGCTCCGGGTGAATCGATCCAGGTAGAGGGTGAGTGGGAGTCGCATCGGAAATTCGGAAAACAGTTCAATGTAAAGACCTATCAACTGATGAGGCCAACGACACTGGAGGGAATCGGAGCTCTTCTGGGGTCGGGTCTTTTCACAAATATCGGTCCGGTTCGTTCAAAAGCGATAATAGGTTGTTTTGGTCTGGAGACCCTTGATATCCTGGACCGGGAACCGGAGAGACTCATGGAGGTCCCCGGGATAGGAAAGAAGACATATCTGAGAATAAAGGAGGGCTGGGACCGTCAGAAGCACCTGCGCGATCTCATGATGTTCTTAAGAGAGTATGATGTGTCTGTAAACATGGTCATAAAAATATTCAAGGCCTATGGAGAACAGGCGGGACAGAAGATTAGTGAGAATCCATACTGCCTGGTAGAGGATATCTGGGGTGTAGGGTTTAAAAAGGCGGATCAGATTGCTCAGAAGATGGGGTTTGCGCATGATTCCTATAAAAGAATACGTGCGGGTTTGATCTTTGTAATCCAGGAGGCATCATCGGATGGCAACACTTTTCTCCCCGCGGCTGAGCTTGTGTCAAGGGCTTCAGAGATTCTGGAAGCAGCGGAAGAAAAGGTCACATATTCGCTCGATCATGCTGTTGATATAAAGCTGCTCATAAGGGAAAACGACAAGGTATATCTTCCTCTTTACTATTACGCCGAAAAGTACATTGCAGAAGCGATACTGAAGAAGCTGCGTTCCGCAAACATGCTCTCCTTTACATACGAATCGACCGGAAGATGGCTTGAGGAGTACAACCGAAAAAACGACTGGCGTGCTGATGATCTTCAGACAGAGGGGATCAGGAAGGCTGCCTGCAGTCCGCTGTTTCTGCTTACAGGCGGGCCGGGGACAGGTAAAACTACAATTCTTCAGGTCCTGGTCTCTTTTTATCTCGAGCATAATCGCAAGGTGGTGCTGGCGGCGCCAACCGGTCGGGCGGCGCAGAAGATGGGAAGTGTGGCCGGGATAAAGGCCGGGACAATTCACAGGCTGCTGGAGTTTAAACCCGGGGCGGAGGGGTATCGGTTCGGGCGAAACGAGGAAAACCCGCTTGACGCTGATGTGGTTATACTTGACGAAGTTTCGATGATCGATGTGCTTCTGATGCGTCAATTTCTCGCCGCGCTCAGGCCCCAGACACAGTTGCTTCTTGTTGGAGACAACAACCAGCTCCCGTCGGTGGGCGCAGGAAATGTGCTGGGTGATCTGCTTGAGAGCAGTGTGATTCCTCATGTCTGCCTGAAAACTGTTTTCAGGCAGGCTGCGGCAAGCAGGATAGTGACTGCTGCGCACGAGATTATCAGGGGTAAAGCCCCTGCATTTACAAATTCAAAACAGGACAACTGTTTTTTCATGAATCAAAGCGACCCTGAGGCTGCGCTGGAGACCATAGTGGATCTTGTCAGCCGCAGGCTTCCTGCGAGGTACGGGTATAATCCTGTGACAGATATTCAGGTGCTCTCTCCAATGCATAAGGGGATCCTTGGAACAGAAAGTCTCAACGCGGCGCTTCAGAAGGAGCTTAACAGGACGTCTCGATTTATCAGCCGGGGGCAGTACAGGTTTTCGGTTGGTGACAAGGTGATGCAGGTCAGGAACAATTATGATCTTGGTGTGTTTAACGGTGATATAGGGACCATAGTTGCAATCACCGAAGATTCGGAACTTCAGGTTGACATTGATGGCAGTATGGTGAATTACAGCAGCAGGGATATCGATGAGCTGATGCCTGCGTACTGTATAAGTATTCATAAGAGTCAGGGTTGTGAGTTCAAAGCGGTTGTTATTCCTGTGTCAACGCAGCATTTTGTGATGTTACAGAGGAATCTGATTTATACCGCCCTTACCAGGGCAAGGCAGTTATGTGTCTTTGTGGGAACTCCGAGGGCTTTATCCATAGCGGTGAACAATAATAAGGCTTTGATGAGAAATTCGAGTTTGAGGATGAGGTTGATTGGATGA